A DNA window from Arachis duranensis cultivar V14167 chromosome 3, aradu.V14167.gnm2.J7QH, whole genome shotgun sequence contains the following coding sequences:
- the LOC107482328 gene encoding probable DNA primase large subunit: protein MQVVRSHQSHRSFSSSSGSVSASPTLPLYRSAPELEVRLEDFESFAIDRLRVLKGISDGLSRGKKPDEMEKLVNELWKTNMRHQDSSQVPNKDIISHFVLRLVYCRTEELRKWFLSMESALFRHRFRNQTAEAQRAIMEEFDLPCKAVSNAEFESLKEKLGQVARSIGHNLSLSTTDAIYYKVPFEEVPELVTGRKVFINQGYAYVAMNQVVSLVATIFRSLLSKALILTNRKWATSIREQEQHRLTPIVEALCSSYLGPDFSQPKEYGEISLKDIDQVAKSSFPLCMRHLFEKLREDHHLKHAGRMQLGLFLKGVGLNVDDSLAFWREEFSKKVGLEKFEKEYAYNIRHNYGKEGKKTDYTPYSCQKIILSTPGVGDHHGCPYRHFGEENLRAALSRMGVNSRAMEDVMGKVRNRDYQLACTLTFEALHAAPCDAGINHPNQYFSDSQRLLKAKKDSST, encoded by the exons ATGCAGGTTGTTCGATCTCATCAGAGTCACAGGAGCTTCTCCTCCTCCAGTGGCTCCGTTTCAGCTTCTCCGACCCTTCCCCTTTATCGCTCCGCTCCAGAGCTCGAAGTCAGGCTAGAAGATTTCGAATCTTTTGCCATCGATCGTCTACGAG TTCTCAAGGGGATATCTGATGGCTTGTCAAGGGGAAAGAAACCGGACGAAATGGAAAAATTG GTAAATGAGCTGTGGAAAACAAATATGAGACATCAAGATTCGTCTCAGGTTCCGAACAAGGATATTATATCTCATTTTGTTCTCCGTCTTGTGTATTGCAGAAC GGAGGAATTGAGGAAATGGTTTCTTTCTATGGAATCTGCACTCTTTCGCCACCGATTTCGTAATCAAACTGCTGAAGCTCAG CGGGCCATCATGGAAGAATTTGACCTTCCTTGCAAGGCTGTAAGCAATGCAGAATTTGAG AGCTTGAAAGAGAAATTGGGACAAGTTGCACGTTCTATTGGTCATAACCTGTCTTTATCCACTA CGGATGCAATCTACTATAAG GTACCATTTGAAGAAGTTCCAGAGCTTGTAACTGGAcggaaagtatttataaatcAGGGATATGCATACGTTGCAATGAATCAG GTTGTTTCACTTGTAGCCACAATTTTTCGTAGTCTTCTGTCAAAGGCACTCATCCTAACAAACAG AAAATGGGCAACTTCAATTAGAGAACAAGAACAACATAGGTTGACTCCT ATTGTGGAGGCCCTGTGTTCGAGCTATTTGGGTCCTGATTTTTCTCAG CCTAAAGAATATGGTGAGATATCATTAAAGGACATTGATCAGGTTGCCAAGAGTTCATTTCCTTTGTGCATGCGTCACCTATTTGAAAAG CTGAGAGAGGATCATCATTTAAAGCATGCAGGGAGGATGCAACTAGGCTTATTTCTGAAG GGTGTTGGCCTGAACGTAGATGATTCACTTGCATTTTGGAGAGAGGAGTTCTCTAAAAAG GTTGGTCTGGAGAAGTTTGAGAAAGAATATGCATACAACATACGCCATAATTatgggaaagaagggaagaaaacT GATTATACTCCATATTCTTGTCAAAAGATTATTTTATCAACTCCTGGTGTTGGAGATCATCATGGTTGCCCTTATCGACATTTTGG CGAGGAGAATCTAAGAGCTGCTCTCAGTAGAATGGGGGTTAATAGTCGGGCAATGGAAGATGTGATGGGCAAAGTGAGAAATAGAGATTATCAG TTGGCCTGCACCTTGACATTTGAAGCTCTTCATGCGGCGCCATGTGATGCAGGGATTAACCATCCAAATCAATACTTCAGTGACAGTCAAAGGCTATTAAAGGCAAAG AAGGACTCTTCAACATAA